Proteins encoded within one genomic window of Esox lucius isolate fEsoLuc1 chromosome 12, fEsoLuc1.pri, whole genome shotgun sequence:
- the LOC105013907 gene encoding mitochondrial carrier homolog 1 isoform X2: protein MVTPENLSGEIGGQREPQFDQDTSAMSVDMDSAIVLLGAGVTAITHPLLYVKLLIQVGHEPLAPTVGTTMFGRKVLYLPGFFSYAQHIVRVDGKRGLFRGLSPRIMSSAISTMVRSKVKQAIPSEQAEHVSNRDNLKTSLRKVVKETSHEMVIQCLSRIATHPLHVISVRCMAQFVGREVKYRGLFSCINKIFQEEGVGGFFVGVVPHVLGEVIFLWCCNLLAHLINTYAVDDNFSQAPAVRSYTKFVMGIAVSVLTYPFMLVADLMAVNNCGLKTMEEIPGDGPLDEEN, encoded by the exons ATGGTCACACCGGAGAACTTGTCTGGCGAGATAGGTGGTCAAAGGGAGCCTCAGTTTGACCAGGACACGTCCGCGATGTCAGTGGACATGGACTCTGCAATCGTTCTTCTTGGAGCTGGGGTGACGGCGATCACACACCCTCTGCTGTACGTCAAGCTGTTAATTCAG GTTGGACACGAGCCCCTCGCCCCAACTGTTGGAACCACCATGTTTGGGAGGAAAGTGTTGTATCTTCCGGGATTCTTCTCCTATG CACAACACATTGTACGGGTGGATGGAAAGCGGGGACTCTTTCGAGGTCTGTCCCCTCGTATTATGTCCAGTGCCATCTCCACCATGGTCCGGAGTAAAGTAAAACAG GCAATTCCATCAGAGCAGGCAGAACATGTATCGAACAGAGACAATTTGAAGACCTCCCTCAGGAAAGTGGTCAAAGAG ACCTCACATGAGATGGTCATTCAGTGCCTGTCCCGGATAGCCACTCATCCCTTACATG TTATCTCAGTGCGCTGCATGGCCCAGTTTGTGGGGAGAGAGGTCAAGTACAG AGGGTTGTTCAGCTGCATCAACAAAATATTCCAGGAGGAAGGCGTAGGGGGGTTCTTTGT GGGGGTTGTGCCCCATGTCCTGGGTGAGGTCATCTTCCTGTGGTGTTGTAACCTCTTGGCCCACTTAATAAACACTTATGCTGTGGACGACAAT TTCAGCCAAGCCCCGGCAGTGAGAAGCTACACTAAGTTTGTGATGGGG ATTGCAGTAAGTGTGTTGACGTACCCTTTCATGCTGGTGGCAGACCTAATGGCTGTTAACAACTGCGG tctcaagaccatggaggagataccaggagacgggccgttagaTGAGGAGAACTGA
- the LOC105013907 gene encoding mitochondrial carrier homolog 1 isoform X3, which yields MVTPENLSGEIGGQREPQFDQDTSAMSVDMDSAIVLLGAGVTAITHPLLYVKLLIQVGHEPLAPTVGTTMFGRKVLYLPGFFSYAQHIVRVDGKRGLFRGLSPRIMSSAISTMVRSKVKQAIPSEQAEHVSNRDNLKTSLRKVVKETSHEMVIQCLSRIATHPLHVISVRCMAQFVGREVKYRGLFSCINKIFQEEGVGGFFVGVVPHVLGEVIFLWCCNLLAHLINTYAVDDNFSQAPAVRSYTKFVMGIAVSVLTYPFMLVADLMAVNNCGTVSRPWRRYQETGR from the exons ATGGTCACACCGGAGAACTTGTCTGGCGAGATAGGTGGTCAAAGGGAGCCTCAGTTTGACCAGGACACGTCCGCGATGTCAGTGGACATGGACTCTGCAATCGTTCTTCTTGGAGCTGGGGTGACGGCGATCACACACCCTCTGCTGTACGTCAAGCTGTTAATTCAG GTTGGACACGAGCCCCTCGCCCCAACTGTTGGAACCACCATGTTTGGGAGGAAAGTGTTGTATCTTCCGGGATTCTTCTCCTATG CACAACACATTGTACGGGTGGATGGAAAGCGGGGACTCTTTCGAGGTCTGTCCCCTCGTATTATGTCCAGTGCCATCTCCACCATGGTCCGGAGTAAAGTAAAACAG GCAATTCCATCAGAGCAGGCAGAACATGTATCGAACAGAGACAATTTGAAGACCTCCCTCAGGAAAGTGGTCAAAGAG ACCTCACATGAGATGGTCATTCAGTGCCTGTCCCGGATAGCCACTCATCCCTTACATG TTATCTCAGTGCGCTGCATGGCCCAGTTTGTGGGGAGAGAGGTCAAGTACAG AGGGTTGTTCAGCTGCATCAACAAAATATTCCAGGAGGAAGGCGTAGGGGGGTTCTTTGT GGGGGTTGTGCCCCATGTCCTGGGTGAGGTCATCTTCCTGTGGTGTTGTAACCTCTTGGCCCACTTAATAAACACTTATGCTGTGGACGACAAT TTCAGCCAAGCCCCGGCAGTGAGAAGCTACACTAAGTTTGTGATGGGG ATTGCAGTAAGTGTGTTGACGTACCCTTTCATGCTGGTGGCAGACCTAATGGCTGTTAACAACTGCGG tacagtctcaagaccatggaggagataccaggagacgggccgttag